Proteins co-encoded in one Xanthomonas campestris pv. badrii genomic window:
- a CDS encoding DUF1778 domain-containing protein, whose product MPLSAFVRDAVMREAESVMAAELTVTSSTVEPGRFLKALDAPFQPNAKLGKGLTHLAQG is encoded by the coding sequence GTGCCGCTTTCGGCCTTTGTGCGTGATGCGGTCATGCGCGAGGCCGAGAGCGTCATGGCTGCCGAGTTGACGGTGACATCGTCGACGGTGGAGCCTGGGCGATTCCTGAAGGCCTTGGACGCACCCTTCCAGCCCAACGCCAAGTTGGGCAAGGGGCTTACCCACCTCGCGCAGGGCTGA
- a CDS encoding alpha/beta hydrolase family protein, with product MIQPTHANSKVAGLPAGTPGAPLFLRSRATDLSLVLDQLPDIQAQVPHLAGRLDTGRIAVVGHSLGGMTASMLLGARIPDITSPANTSLDFFEPRLKAGVILAGPGHGDGLSEMAARNYPELHPDFTYMRTQTMVVTGEHDVSPHMTVRGADWHADPYHLSPGATALLTLTGGRHGLGGISGFDAKEADDEDPDRLATTQRMTAAWLRSALYAGDDTWRAAADALGSDAPTLGTIQTKRSGPSPIHG from the coding sequence GTGATCCAGCCAACGCATGCCAACTCCAAAGTTGCCGGGCTGCCCGCAGGCACTCCGGGCGCACCGTTGTTCCTGCGATCGCGCGCTACTGATTTGTCACTGGTGCTGGACCAGCTGCCGGACATCCAGGCACAGGTGCCACATCTGGCAGGTCGCCTGGACACGGGACGCATCGCGGTCGTAGGACATTCGCTTGGTGGCATGACCGCGAGCATGCTGCTTGGCGCAAGGATCCCCGACATCACTTCCCCGGCAAACACATCTCTCGATTTCTTCGAGCCTCGCCTGAAGGCAGGCGTCATCCTCGCCGGCCCCGGGCATGGCGATGGTCTCAGCGAGATGGCGGCACGCAACTACCCGGAGTTGCACCCTGACTTCACCTACATGAGGACACAGACCATGGTCGTGACGGGCGAACATGACGTTTCGCCCCATATGACTGTCCGAGGAGCCGATTGGCACGCCGATCCGTATCACCTGAGTCCAGGGGCCACGGCCCTGCTTACCTTGACCGGCGGGCGCCATGGACTGGGCGGGATCTCCGGCTTCGATGCGAAGGAAGCGGACGACGAGGATCCGGATCGGCTCGCAACTACACAGCGTATGACAGCGGCCTGGCTGCGCTCGGCGCTGTACGCGGGCGACGATACATGGCGCGCTGCCGCCGATGCGCTTGGTTCGGATGCACCAACGCTGGGCACCATCCAAACGAAGCGATCCGGTCCAAGCCCCATCCATGGATAG
- a CDS encoding AraC family transcriptional regulator, whose protein sequence is MSDPIAEVVGLLQPSAPFTKQVSAAGAWRVRRSEAGRPFYCVVLEGGCRLEVEGRALLELQAGDFVLIPSARRFAMSSLEPVAADDIDPATIVIRDGRVRLGQQHGMPDWEALLGYCVFGSPDAALLTSLLPQLIHVRGEQRLLTLVQLLRDESRADRPARELILKHLLEVILLEAFRADTGTDAPPGLLRGLADDRLAVALRSMHQHPGKAWTVALLADVAALSRSVFFERFKRALGVAPMHYLLAWRIALAKKLLQETDIGIAQLAERLGYGSATAFSVAFSRHTGMSPTQYAQRKASILPGFNFPG, encoded by the coding sequence ATGAGCGACCCGATTGCCGAGGTGGTGGGCCTCCTCCAGCCCAGCGCGCCTTTCACCAAGCAAGTGAGTGCTGCCGGAGCCTGGCGGGTACGTCGGTCAGAGGCCGGACGCCCCTTCTATTGCGTTGTGTTGGAAGGCGGTTGCAGGCTGGAGGTCGAGGGCCGTGCCCTGCTCGAGCTCCAGGCTGGCGATTTCGTGCTGATACCGTCTGCGCGGCGGTTTGCGATGTCCAGCCTGGAACCGGTAGCCGCTGACGACATCGATCCGGCCACCATCGTCATTCGCGATGGCAGGGTGCGATTAGGCCAACAGCACGGAATGCCCGATTGGGAGGCCCTGCTTGGCTACTGCGTCTTTGGATCGCCAGATGCAGCGCTGCTGACTTCCCTGCTTCCGCAACTGATCCATGTGCGTGGCGAGCAGCGATTGTTGACACTGGTGCAACTGCTGCGCGATGAATCGCGCGCTGATCGGCCCGCGCGCGAATTGATACTGAAACACCTTCTTGAAGTGATCCTGCTCGAAGCCTTCCGCGCTGACACCGGAACCGATGCACCTCCGGGCCTCCTGCGCGGCTTGGCCGACGACCGGCTGGCCGTGGCACTGCGCAGCATGCATCAACACCCAGGGAAGGCGTGGACCGTTGCCCTGCTGGCCGACGTCGCCGCCCTTTCACGATCGGTGTTCTTCGAGCGGTTCAAGCGCGCATTGGGCGTTGCGCCGATGCACTACTTGCTGGCCTGGCGTATCGCTCTGGCCAAGAAACTATTGCAGGAAACGGATATCGGCATCGCGCAGTTGGCCGAGCGCCTGGGCTATGGCTCTGCAACCGCGTTCAGTGTCGCTTTCTCCCGCCATACCGGGATGTCGCCGACGCAGTATGCACAACGAAAGGCGTCAATCCTGCCAGGCTTTAATTTCCCGGGGTAG
- a CDS encoding ATP-binding protein: MPSEIALEPTLDLSSCAKEPIHTPGAIQPHGLLLVIDPASLSVTQRAVSDSRMLDTYGDPLGCAASTVLGAVLAPFSSMLAALRPGASTLVGFLPLGEHGTHTVLAHRSERDLLVEFEAPIAGESDSPNDFYPAIRRFIEVIEATTTTSDLCQVAATHIRELTGFDRTLIYKFDGDWNGAVLAEDRNEVLPSYLDLRFPESDIPAQARELYRRHRIRLIASNCYVPVPLVATPEQAATAPTDLSLTVLRSVSPVHLQYMRNMGTGASLSISVVCDGRLWGLISCHNHDAKRVPYPVRTACEFIGQIFSLQVSQRERALKVEERVRRRAIQVQLLGRMAGDENFMAALGRHPQSLMALTQSSGVAIVHRDACVLLGDCPTQAQVLKLVQWLTAHQGSEDLFHTDRLPALWPEADAFADVASGVLSLSISQLHDSFVLWFRPEVVRTVRWGGDPRSKATGQVLSPRMSFESWKEIVRKQALPWDEVDRDAAMELRVAIVDIVLRKAEEMAELNEQLVRSNKELEAFSYSVSHDLRAPFRHIVGYSELLGASASERLNDTERRFLATIAESAKSAGVLVDDLLSFSQMGRSTLGRLPIDMGVLVEDVRHTLAMEAGGRSIDWQVADLPTVDADPTMLRLVWQNLLANAIKFTRDSAAARIEVAHTRTEHEDIFSVGDNGCGFDMRYVNKLFGVFQRLHHSDEYEGTGIGLANVQRIVNRHGGRTWAEGELGKGATFYFTIPHSTGDSA; the protein is encoded by the coding sequence GTGCCATCTGAAATAGCGCTTGAGCCCACCCTGGACCTGTCCAGCTGTGCCAAGGAGCCCATCCATACGCCCGGTGCGATTCAGCCGCATGGATTGCTGCTCGTCATCGATCCAGCAAGCCTATCGGTCACCCAGCGCGCGGTGTCCGACTCCCGCATGCTGGACACCTATGGCGATCCATTGGGCTGTGCTGCTTCAACCGTCCTGGGTGCGGTGCTGGCGCCGTTCTCTTCGATGCTGGCCGCGCTCAGGCCTGGGGCCTCCACGCTGGTGGGGTTTTTGCCGCTCGGCGAGCATGGCACCCATACCGTGCTGGCGCATCGCTCCGAACGCGACCTGCTGGTTGAATTCGAAGCGCCCATTGCAGGCGAGTCGGATTCCCCCAACGACTTCTATCCAGCAATCCGTCGCTTCATCGAAGTGATCGAGGCCACCACCACCACCAGCGACCTGTGCCAGGTTGCAGCAACCCACATCCGTGAACTGACCGGCTTCGACCGGACATTGATCTACAAGTTCGATGGTGACTGGAATGGTGCCGTACTGGCCGAGGATCGTAACGAGGTCCTGCCCTCCTATCTGGATCTGCGCTTTCCCGAGTCAGACATTCCGGCACAGGCCCGCGAGCTCTATCGGCGCCATCGGATACGGCTGATTGCCAGCAATTGCTATGTTCCCGTCCCGCTGGTCGCAACCCCTGAGCAGGCGGCCACTGCACCGACCGACCTGAGCCTGACGGTGCTCCGGAGCGTGTCTCCGGTGCATCTGCAGTACATGCGCAACATGGGGACCGGTGCGTCGTTGTCGATCTCGGTGGTTTGCGACGGTCGCCTGTGGGGCCTGATTTCCTGCCATAACCACGACGCCAAACGTGTGCCCTACCCGGTACGCACAGCCTGCGAGTTCATCGGGCAGATCTTCTCGCTGCAGGTCTCCCAGCGCGAACGCGCGCTCAAGGTGGAGGAGCGGGTCAGGCGGCGTGCAATCCAGGTGCAGCTGCTGGGACGGATGGCGGGCGACGAGAACTTCATGGCTGCGCTGGGACGGCATCCACAAAGCCTGATGGCCCTGACCCAGTCCAGCGGGGTCGCCATCGTGCATCGCGATGCCTGCGTGCTGCTGGGCGACTGCCCGACACAGGCCCAGGTGCTGAAACTGGTGCAATGGCTGACGGCCCACCAGGGCAGCGAGGATCTGTTCCATACCGACCGGCTGCCGGCGCTGTGGCCGGAGGCCGATGCCTTCGCCGATGTGGCCAGCGGCGTCCTGTCGCTGTCGATCTCCCAGTTGCACGACAGCTTCGTGCTGTGGTTTCGCCCGGAGGTGGTGCGCACCGTGCGCTGGGGCGGTGATCCACGCAGCAAGGCCACCGGCCAGGTCCTGTCGCCGCGCATGTCGTTCGAGTCCTGGAAGGAGATCGTGCGCAAGCAGGCCTTGCCCTGGGACGAGGTAGACCGGGATGCGGCCATGGAATTGCGCGTGGCCATCGTGGACATCGTGTTGCGCAAGGCCGAGGAGATGGCCGAGCTCAACGAGCAGCTGGTGCGCAGCAACAAGGAGCTGGAGGCGTTTTCCTATTCGGTCAGCCACGACCTGCGTGCGCCGTTTCGGCACATCGTCGGCTATTCGGAGCTGCTCGGTGCCTCGGCGTCCGAGCGCTTGAACGACACCGAGCGCCGCTTTCTGGCAACGATCGCCGAATCGGCCAAGTCGGCGGGCGTGCTGGTGGATGACCTGTTGAGCTTTTCGCAGATGGGCCGTTCAACGCTGGGGCGCCTGCCCATCGACATGGGCGTGCTGGTCGAGGATGTGCGCCACACACTGGCCATGGAAGCCGGCGGCCGGTCGATCGACTGGCAGGTGGCCGATCTTCCCACGGTGGATGCCGACCCGACCATGCTGCGGCTGGTGTGGCAGAACCTGCTGGCCAACGCGATCAAGTTCACCCGCGACAGCGCCGCGGCCCGGATCGAGGTGGCGCACACCCGCACCGAGCACGAAGACATCTTCTCCGTCGGCGACAACGGATGCGGCTTCGACATGCGCTATGTCAACAAGCTGTTCGGCGTGTTTCAGCGCCTGCACCACTCCGACGAATATGAAGGCACCGGTATCGGGCTGGCCAACGTGCAGCGCATCGTCAATCGCCATGGCGGACGGACCTGGGCCGAGGGCGAGCTGGGCAAGGGCGCAACGTTTTACTTCACCATTCCGCATTCGACTGGAGACAGCGCGTGA
- a CDS encoding response regulator gives MRDLRPILLVEDNPKDAELTMAALARCQLLNDVTHVRDGAEALDYLRCEGAYAGAQHGGPVVVLLDLKLPKVNGLEVLAEVRGDPALSSTPIVMLTSSREEPDLIKSYQLGVNAFVVKPVDFKEFFEAIQGLGMFWGITNQPPPHRPMSPGKSSSND, from the coding sequence GTGAGAGATCTTCGCCCTATCCTGCTTGTAGAGGACAATCCCAAGGATGCGGAGCTGACCATGGCAGCGCTGGCACGTTGCCAGCTTCTCAACGATGTGACCCATGTGCGCGACGGTGCCGAGGCACTGGACTACCTGCGCTGCGAGGGCGCCTATGCCGGGGCGCAGCATGGTGGCCCGGTGGTGGTGCTGCTGGATCTCAAGCTGCCGAAGGTCAACGGGCTGGAAGTGCTGGCCGAGGTCCGCGGCGACCCGGCGCTCAGCAGCACGCCGATCGTGATGCTGACCTCGTCGCGCGAAGAGCCGGACCTGATCAAGAGCTACCAGCTGGGCGTCAATGCCTTCGTGGTCAAGCCGGTGGATTTCAAGGAGTTCTTCGAAGCCATCCAGGGGCTGGGCATGTTCTGGGGCATCACCAACCAACCCCCGCCGCACCGTCCCATGTCACCAGGCAAGAGCTCATCGAATGACTGA
- a CDS encoding response regulator yields the protein MTDANMDAPIRVLMLEDNALDAELISAQLAAARLHVAITRVWTRDAFVDALETRQHDVILADHVLPGFDGDTALQLAHALLPEIPFIFVSGTLTEELAVQALTRGARDYVVKQRLQRLPDAIKRCINESRERAKLRAAESELQESRVRLQLITNSLPALIAHLDADHHYQFVNSAYTHWHGLDADRLIGMHVRDIVGAPFFEEIAPFLRQAAAGERVQFEARVPRKEGGFRYALVDCVPESSQDGRVKGYYSMVRDISDLKQAELSLREVNESLEHQVEERTAALRSSESRLQTLFESSFQHQNLLTPTGHIIDSNRASLSAILADKAQVFGLPYCDAPWFSETPDVRDSVVEAIVAAAAGHASRHEFNLNLPTGRRSFDFSFRPLLDHQGTVTAVVSEAVETTARRQAEEALRQSQKIEAVGQLTGGIAHDFNNILTVIAGNVEHAKMYIDRMDDSATPSRAMDNALKGVMRASSLTQRLLAFARKQPLNSQAIDLNEQLLGMQDMLQRTLGELVQLEIVTAPDVWCVELDPSQVEASVLNLAVNARDAMPDGGQLTIEVGNGHLEHDYITPLTDVPPGRYVMLRIRDTGHGMPEDVKSRVFEPFFTTKEVGRGTGLGLSMVYGFVKQSGGHVLIESAPSDGTLITLLFPRSPLPLPRVQVDGNSQPTRYRVNEETVLVAEDNDDVRAYTVGALRQLGYKVLEAHDGDSAMRLLERRDVKVDLLLSDIVMPGMNGWELARRAKAHLPGLRILFASGYPRDFSARDVSRSDAGILVKPFTRSDLERAVRLSIDGAGA from the coding sequence ATGACTGATGCAAACATGGACGCGCCCATTCGCGTCCTGATGCTGGAAGACAACGCGCTCGACGCCGAACTGATCAGCGCCCAGCTTGCCGCCGCACGGTTGCATGTGGCCATCACCCGGGTCTGGACCCGGGACGCATTCGTCGACGCGCTGGAGACACGACAGCACGACGTGATTCTGGCAGACCACGTACTGCCCGGCTTCGACGGTGACACCGCCCTGCAGCTGGCACATGCGCTGTTGCCGGAGATTCCTTTCATCTTCGTTTCCGGCACGCTCACCGAAGAACTGGCGGTGCAGGCGCTGACGCGCGGCGCGCGCGATTACGTGGTCAAGCAGCGCCTGCAACGTTTACCCGATGCCATCAAGCGCTGCATCAACGAGAGCCGCGAGCGCGCAAAGCTGCGCGCGGCCGAAAGCGAGCTGCAGGAAAGCCGCGTCCGCCTGCAACTGATCACCAATTCGCTGCCAGCTTTGATCGCTCACCTGGACGCCGATCACCACTATCAATTCGTCAACAGCGCCTACACCCACTGGCATGGTCTGGACGCGGACCGGTTGATCGGCATGCATGTGCGCGACATCGTAGGCGCGCCGTTCTTCGAGGAAATCGCCCCATTCCTGCGCCAGGCCGCGGCCGGCGAGCGGGTCCAGTTCGAGGCGCGCGTGCCGCGCAAGGAGGGCGGCTTCCGCTATGCCCTGGTCGATTGCGTGCCCGAAAGCTCGCAGGACGGACGGGTCAAGGGCTATTACTCGATGGTGCGCGACATCAGCGATCTCAAGCAGGCCGAGCTGTCGCTGCGCGAAGTCAACGAGTCCCTCGAACATCAGGTGGAAGAGCGTACAGCGGCCCTGCGCAGCAGCGAAAGTCGCCTGCAAACCTTGTTCGAGTCCAGCTTCCAGCATCAAAACCTGCTCACGCCTACCGGCCACATCATCGATTCCAATCGTGCTTCGCTGTCGGCGATCCTCGCTGACAAGGCGCAGGTCTTCGGCCTGCCGTACTGTGACGCGCCCTGGTTTTCGGAAACCCCCGACGTGCGCGACAGCGTCGTCGAGGCGATCGTCGCTGCAGCGGCAGGCCACGCATCGCGACACGAGTTCAACCTCAATCTGCCCACTGGCCGGCGCTCATTCGACTTCTCGTTCCGTCCCCTGCTCGATCACCAGGGAACGGTCACCGCAGTGGTGTCCGAAGCGGTGGAAACCACCGCACGCCGGCAGGCCGAGGAGGCGCTCAGGCAGAGTCAGAAGATCGAGGCAGTGGGCCAGCTGACCGGCGGGATCGCGCACGACTTCAACAACATCCTGACCGTGATCGCCGGCAACGTCGAGCATGCCAAGATGTATATCGACCGCATGGACGATTCCGCCACGCCCTCACGTGCGATGGACAACGCGCTGAAAGGCGTCATGCGCGCCTCCTCGCTGACCCAGCGCCTGCTGGCCTTCGCCCGCAAGCAACCACTCAACAGCCAGGCGATAGACCTCAACGAGCAGCTGCTGGGGATGCAGGACATGCTCCAGCGGACGCTGGGCGAATTGGTGCAGCTGGAAATCGTCACCGCACCGGACGTATGGTGCGTAGAGCTCGACCCGAGCCAGGTGGAGGCGTCGGTGCTGAACCTGGCCGTCAACGCGCGTGATGCCATGCCCGATGGCGGACAGCTGACGATCGAGGTGGGAAACGGACACCTGGAACACGACTACATCACGCCGCTGACGGATGTACCGCCGGGCCGCTATGTCATGCTGCGAATCCGCGACACCGGCCATGGCATGCCCGAGGACGTGAAGTCGCGTGTCTTCGAGCCGTTTTTTACCACCAAGGAGGTCGGACGAGGCACCGGGCTGGGGCTGTCCATGGTCTATGGCTTCGTGAAACAGTCCGGCGGCCATGTGCTGATCGAGTCGGCGCCCAGTGACGGGACCTTGATCACGCTGCTTTTTCCCCGCTCGCCGCTGCCGTTGCCGCGCGTGCAGGTCGATGGAAACAGCCAGCCCACCCGCTACCGTGTCAACGAGGAAACGGTGTTGGTGGCCGAGGACAACGACGATGTGCGCGCCTACACCGTCGGGGCGCTACGCCAGCTGGGTTACAAGGTGCTGGAAGCGCACGATGGCGACTCGGCGATGCGTCTGCTCGAACGGCGTGACGTCAAGGTTGACCTGCTGCTCTCTGACATCGTCATGCCGGGCATGAATGGCTGGGAGCTTGCGCGCAGGGCGAAGGCCCATCTGCCTGGGCTGCGCATCCTTTTCGCCTCGGGCTATCCCCGAGATTTCAGTGCCAGGGATGTATCCCGGAGCGATGCCGGCATTCTGGTCAAGCCGTTTACACGCAGCGACCTGGAACGCGCGGTGCGATTGAGCATCGACGGCGCAGGGGCCTAG
- a CDS encoding baseplate assembly protein, giving the protein MTSFTAVDLSRLQAPDLIEPLDFETIFSEALAQFQKLMPEFSALTEADPVYKLVQLFAARELLLRQRANDKAQQTMLAFATGNNLDHLGALFGVARLVLDPGRPENGIAPTYESDVDFRRRIQLAPEGFSVAGPEGAYIYHALSAAADVMDASATSPAPGQVLVTVQSRTGDGTAPQALLDEVAAILTNDDVRPLTDNVAVQSAQIVPYAIRGRVYTYAGPDSAVVMREALRSLQAYLDEAHRIGRDVPESAIKAMLFVAGVQRVELDSPAADIRISRTQAAYCTSIDIVHAGIDE; this is encoded by the coding sequence ATGACCTCTTTCACCGCGGTTGACCTGTCAAGGCTCCAAGCGCCCGACCTAATTGAGCCGCTGGACTTCGAGACAATTTTTAGCGAGGCGCTTGCCCAATTTCAGAAGCTGATGCCGGAGTTCTCCGCGCTCACCGAAGCCGACCCGGTCTACAAGCTCGTGCAGCTATTCGCGGCTCGCGAGCTGCTGCTTCGCCAACGTGCCAACGACAAAGCGCAACAGACCATGCTGGCCTTCGCCACCGGCAACAACCTCGATCACCTTGGCGCCTTATTCGGCGTCGCGCGCCTGGTGCTCGATCCGGGCCGACCGGAGAACGGCATTGCACCGACCTATGAGTCGGACGTGGACTTCCGCCGCCGGATCCAGCTGGCGCCGGAGGGCTTCAGCGTTGCCGGCCCCGAGGGCGCCTACATCTATCACGCGCTCAGTGCGGCGGCCGATGTCATGGACGCCAGCGCCACCAGCCCCGCGCCTGGCCAAGTCCTGGTCACGGTCCAGTCGCGCACCGGCGATGGCACTGCTCCCCAGGCGTTGCTGGATGAAGTCGCGGCGATCCTCACCAACGACGACGTGCGCCCGCTGACCGACAATGTTGCGGTCCAGAGCGCCCAGATCGTCCCGTATGCCATTCGTGGGCGCGTCTACACCTACGCTGGCCCAGACTCGGCAGTGGTCATGCGCGAGGCGCTACGCAGCCTGCAGGCGTATCTGGACGAAGCTCACCGCATCGGCCGTGACGTGCCCGAATCAGCGATCAAGGCCATGTTGTTCGTCGCTGGCGTGCAGCGCGTTGAGCTGGACTCGCCTGCTGCCGACATCCGGATCAGCCGCACGCAGGCTGCGTACTGCACCTCGATCGACATCGTGCACGCCGGCATCGATGAGTAA
- a CDS encoding phage tail protein I, whose translation MSNSPLPPNATPMERALTAVTERLEAIPLPYPDLWNPDTCPAGHLPWLAWTLSVDDWKADWSDAVKRSRLRSAMAIQRRKGTANSVRMVVASFGGAVTIREWWQQQPRGQPHTFELTLTLNGSDGRAASARFVDEVIAEVERTKPVRSHFGFVQGLQATGNVSLVTGIRIINYRRLSMTAQG comes from the coding sequence ATGAGTAACTCCCCGCTGCCGCCCAACGCTACGCCGATGGAGCGCGCCCTGACCGCAGTCACCGAGCGCCTGGAAGCGATCCCGCTGCCATATCCGGACCTGTGGAATCCGGACACCTGCCCGGCCGGCCATCTGCCGTGGCTGGCGTGGACGCTGTCGGTAGACGACTGGAAGGCCGACTGGAGCGATGCGGTCAAGCGCTCGCGCCTGCGTAGCGCCATGGCAATCCAGCGTCGCAAGGGCACCGCCAACAGCGTCCGCATGGTGGTCGCCTCATTCGGGGGTGCGGTAACCATCCGCGAGTGGTGGCAGCAGCAGCCACGCGGCCAGCCGCACACCTTCGAGCTGACGCTCACGCTCAACGGGTCCGATGGGCGAGCTGCGAGCGCTCGGTTTGTCGATGAGGTCATCGCCGAGGTCGAGCGCACCAAGCCCGTTCGCTCGCATTTCGGCTTCGTGCAGGGGCTGCAAGCCACCGGCAACGTCTCGCTGGTCACCGGTATTCGCATCATCAACTACCGCCGTCTGTCGATGACGGCGCAGGGGTAA
- a CDS encoding phage tail protein: MALQLVLTTAGRAALINAEKNGTNAVKVASIGFTAAAFAAAEDLKTVPGQHLELSSISGGTTSSTTIHVTVSDTSRASYEVRGFGLYLDNGTLLGSYSQPDLIMEKAAASDLLMSADILFSGVTVSSVTFGDANFTNPAATTEKEGIVELATRLEAIAGVDPQRAVTPDALKAAIDSRSGRARFEASGNFVVPAGVTAIYVSACAAGGGGGGGGTRAEKSNGSGTYTATGGGGGGAGRSIQRVRFAVTPGSTLPIVIGAGGAAGAGSRTDGASGAAGGAGGATVIGGLVSLSGGQGGGGGFTGANQVGGAAGGDGYPAGGDSASIAAVSPYGPAGTGGSCPFGGGGPGGRSAGDTTSASRRGFGFGAGGGGVSNGAAAATFGKDGATGCPGFVFIEWC; the protein is encoded by the coding sequence ATGGCACTGCAATTGGTCCTCACCACCGCTGGCCGCGCGGCGCTGATCAACGCCGAGAAGAACGGTACCAACGCTGTCAAGGTGGCCAGCATCGGTTTTACTGCGGCGGCATTCGCTGCAGCGGAAGACCTGAAGACCGTCCCCGGTCAGCACCTGGAGCTCTCCAGTATCTCGGGCGGCACGACGTCGTCCACCACCATCCACGTCACAGTCAGCGACACCAGCCGGGCGAGCTATGAGGTACGCGGGTTTGGGTTGTACCTGGATAACGGCACGCTGCTGGGTAGCTACTCCCAGCCGGATCTGATCATGGAGAAGGCCGCCGCGTCGGACCTGCTCATGTCGGCCGATATCCTGTTTTCCGGCGTTACCGTGTCTTCGGTGACGTTTGGCGATGCCAACTTCACCAACCCGGCCGCGACCACCGAGAAGGAAGGCATTGTCGAACTTGCCACGCGCTTAGAAGCAATTGCAGGTGTAGACCCACAACGAGCCGTCACACCGGACGCATTGAAAGCCGCGATCGATAGCCGCAGTGGCCGTGCGAGGTTCGAGGCATCTGGCAACTTTGTTGTGCCGGCAGGCGTGACTGCGATCTACGTCAGCGCTTGCGCCGCAGGCGGTGGTGGTGGCGGCGGTGGAACCCGTGCCGAGAAGTCGAACGGGTCCGGGACGTACACAGCGACTGGCGGCGGTGGTGGCGGCGCTGGACGGTCGATTCAGCGAGTGCGCTTTGCAGTCACGCCAGGGAGCACGCTTCCGATTGTCATCGGTGCCGGCGGAGCAGCTGGCGCAGGCTCGCGCACAGACGGCGCCTCTGGCGCTGCCGGCGGCGCTGGCGGCGCCACGGTCATCGGCGGCCTGGTGTCGTTGTCTGGAGGCCAGGGCGGCGGCGGTGGGTTCACCGGCGCCAACCAGGTGGGAGGCGCTGCTGGCGGAGATGGCTACCCGGCCGGCGGTGACTCGGCATCTATTGCTGCAGTTTCTCCCTACGGCCCAGCAGGAACCGGAGGCTCGTGCCCCTTCGGCGGCGGCGGGCCTGGAGGTCGCAGTGCAGGCGACACCACTTCGGCCAGTCGTAGAGGCTTCGGCTTTGGCGCTGGGGGCGGCGGCGTGTCCAATGGCGCCGCCGCCGCAACGTTCGGCAAGGATGGGGCCACTGGGTGCCCCGGCTTCGTTTTTATTGAGTGGTGCTGA
- a CDS encoding phage baseplate assembly protein V — translation MGNASSALSNAIRLGTVAEVNLTTARCRVQVGEMLTDYLPWVVTLAGTTIIWSAPAIGEQVVVLSPAGDLADGVVLRGLYSDQFAAPAASDTLHVLRFADGAQIQYDTDAHALQATLPSGGTASITADGGITLNGPLTVNGKTMLNGDATITGTAKATTDVIGGGISLKNHKTTGVTAGSALSDGPQ, via the coding sequence ATGGGCAACGCATCCTCCGCACTGAGTAACGCCATTCGCCTCGGCACCGTCGCCGAGGTGAATCTAACCACTGCGCGATGCCGGGTGCAGGTCGGCGAGATGCTGACCGACTATCTGCCCTGGGTGGTCACCCTGGCCGGCACCACCATCATCTGGTCGGCGCCGGCGATCGGCGAACAAGTCGTGGTGCTGTCGCCGGCTGGCGACCTAGCCGATGGCGTAGTGCTACGGGGCTTGTACTCCGACCAATTCGCAGCGCCTGCGGCGTCCGACACGCTCCACGTGCTGCGCTTCGCTGATGGTGCGCAGATCCAGTACGACACCGACGCGCATGCGCTGCAGGCCACCCTACCCAGCGGCGGCACCGCGTCCATTACTGCCGATGGCGGCATCACGCTCAATGGCCCGCTGACCGTCAACGGCAAGACGATGCTCAATGGTGACGCCACCATTACCGGTACCGCGAAGGCGACCACCGATGTCATCGGCGGCGGGATCAGCCTCAAGAACCACAAGACCACCGGCGTGACGGCGGGCAGCGCACTCAGCGATGGTCCGCAGTGA
- a CDS encoding GPW/gp25 family protein, whose protein sequence is MIGVDAATGRVIEGEQHLAQSIACILTTPIGTREQRRDFGSLLPELIDQPSNGATRTLLYGATATALMRWEPRLRLTRVDLVIGDTPGSFVLTIEGERTDVAPANARLRMTIPLRFRSS, encoded by the coding sequence GTGATCGGCGTCGATGCCGCCACCGGCCGTGTGATCGAGGGCGAGCAGCACCTGGCCCAATCGATCGCCTGCATCCTCACCACGCCTATCGGCACGCGCGAACAGCGCCGCGACTTCGGCTCGCTGCTGCCCGAGCTGATCGACCAGCCGTCCAATGGGGCGACCCGCACGCTGCTCTACGGCGCCACCGCCACCGCGCTGATGCGCTGGGAACCGCGCCTGCGCCTGACCCGCGTCGACCTGGTCATCGGTGATACGCCCGGCAGCTTCGTGCTGACGATCGAAGGCGAACGCACCGACGTTGCTCCCGCCAATGCGCGACTGCGCATGACCATCCCGCTTCGCTTCCGCTCGTCCTGA